The genomic interval TAAAGTCCATCGGACTAAAATGTACAAACTCCAGAGCGCCGATGTATCGGCGCCCGCCATTGGGCGTTTATTATACATTACCGGGTTTACACCAAGAGAACTACGGCAACACCACCAAATTGTTCCGGTGGATCACTTCGTCGAAGTCTTTCTGTCCGAGAATGGCCCGGATCTTTTGGCTTGACTTTCCCTTTATCTGCTCCAATTCCCCGCTGGAATAATTGGTGAGCCCGCGCGCGATTTCGCGGCCCGCCGCATCGAGCACCTTAAGGGCGGCCCCGGCCGCGAAACGGCCCTGCACGCCCACGATACCGGCCGCCAGAAGGCTTTTGCCCCGTTCGAGCAACGCCGCGCGCGCCCCGTCGTCAATGCACACCGCGCCTTGCGCCTTGCGGCCAAAGGCAATCCATCGCTTGCGGTGCGGCAGCACGTCCGCCGACGCAGAAAACAACGTCGCGCGCGCGCGGCCTTCGAGCACATCGGGGATGATATGCGGGGCGCGTCCGTTGGCCAGCACGACCGGCAAGCCCGCGCTGCACGCGATTTTGGCCGCCGCGAGTTTCGTTTTCATGCCGCCGACGGAGGTCTCGACGACGGTGTCGCCCGCGAGGGCTTCGATTTCCGGCGTGATGGCTTCCACGCGCTCGATCAGTTTCGCCGACTTGTAGCGCGCGGGATTCTTGTCGAACAGGCCGTCCACAT from Candidatus Hydrogenedentota bacterium carries:
- the proB gene encoding glutamate 5-kinase, with amino-acid sequence MNTIPTDIKTLVIKIGTTLLSDKRPFDARLLEGIVADVARLKRDRGMNVLIVSSGAIGCGMNALGLSERPKPLPLKQATAAVGQAALMHIYETLFRAAGGGIKTAQVLLSASDLDNRQTYLNVRNTIHALFDMGTVVPIVNENDSTATEELKFGDNDTLAAKIAAKIDADLLIILSDVDGLFDKNPARYKSAKLIERVEAITPEIEALAGDTVVETSVGGMKTKLAAAKIACSAGLPVVLANGRAPHIIPDVLEGRARATLFSASADVLPHRKRWIAFGRKAQGAVCIDDGARAALLERGKSLLAAGIVGVQGRFAAGAALKVLDAAGREIARGLTNYSSGELEQIKGKSSQKIRAILGQKDFDEVIHRNNLVVLP